A window of Apodemus sylvaticus chromosome 9, mApoSyl1.1, whole genome shotgun sequence contains these coding sequences:
- the Arpc2 gene encoding actin-related protein 2/3 complex subunit 2: MILLEVNNRIIEETLALKFENAAAGNKPEAVEVTFADFDGVLYHISNPNGDKTKVMVSISLKFYKELQAHGADELLKRVYGSFLVNPESGYNVSLLYDLENLPASKDSIVHQAGMLKRNCFASVFEKYFQFQEEGKEGENRAVIHYRDDETMYVESKKDRVTVVFSTVFKDDDDVVIGKVFMQEFKEGRRASHTAPQVLFSHREPPLELKDTDAAVGDNIGYITFVLFPRHTNATARDNSINLIHTFRDYLHYHIKCSKAYIHTRMRAKTSDFLKVLNRARPDAEKKEMKTITGKTFSSR; this comes from the exons aaacaaaccAGAAGCTGTAGAAGTAACATTTGCAG ATTTTGATGGCGTCCTTTATCATATTTCAAATCCTAATGGAGACAAAACAAAAGTGATGGTCAGTATTTCTTTGAAATTCTACAAGGAACTTCAGGCACATGGAGCTGATGAG ttaTTAAAGAGGGTGTATGGGAGTTTCTTGGTAAACCCGGAATCAG GATACAATGTTTCTTTGCTGTATGACCTGGAAAATCTACCTGCATCCAAGGATTCTATTGTGCATCAGGCTGGCATGTTGAAGCGAAATTGTTTTGCCTCTGTGTTTGAGAAATACTTCCAATTCCAAGAAGAGGGcaaagaaggagagaacagagcagTTATCCATTATAGGGATGATGAAACCAT GTATGTGGAATCTAAAAAAGACAGAGTCACAGTAGTCTTCAGCACGGTTTTTAAGGATGACGACGATGTGGTCATCGGAAAGGTGTTCATGCAG GAGTTCAAAGAAGGACGACGAGCCAGCCACACCGCCCCGCAGGTCCTCTTTAGCCACAGGGAACCTCCTCTAGAGCTGAAAGACACAGATGCTGCCGTGGGCGACAACATTGGCTACATCACCTTTG TGCTGTTCCCTCGCCACACCAATGCCACTGCGCGAGACAACAGCATCAACCTGATCCACACGTTCCGGGACTACCTGCACTACCACATTAAGTGCTCCAAG GCCTATATTCACACACGAATGCGAGCAAAAACATCCGACTTCCTTAAGGTGCTCAACCGTGCACGCCCAGATGccgagaaaaaagaaatgaaaacaatcaC GGGGAAGACTTTTTCATCCCGCTAA